A window of Choristoneura fumiferana chromosome 8, NRCan_CFum_1, whole genome shotgun sequence contains these coding sequences:
- the LOC141430563 gene encoding uncharacterized protein isoform X1, with the protein MEKELKKLVAKRGYLKASLTRIFNAVDRADQEPLSPALAQTKIEKRALALESVDQGTSKQCDNVVVNAAYQRDTERQMSMRQCIHCKSNHKLFTCAKFKLLPVNDRLAFVKSKALCPVCLNSHPGKCRYHFKCNHCKDRSHNSLLHVNTPAIASGTVTLASSIEESQCLLPTARVYLVGQDGTKYNVKVLLDSGSQVSFVTTELVQRLGLTPVQKEVTIVGITNVNNKVNYSIPLEVYSRISPFKLSVNCHVVDSITCKLPQTKLDMSNIYIPPGIQLADNDYNIPGEIHMLMGCDAFFQLLLPQQPALARQSSAQHSVQPTIINTHFGHVIGGSLPLQQQACNKTVSLHCQVCKSDNDNINETLQTFWKTEDVPEIFKEQASETDLCEEIFQNTVQLSNNQFQVDLPLKLPLEHVNDTLGKSFELALSRFLNLEKKLSRFPDLLEQYKQFIQEYIDLGHGHYVDIETMDLNKDAVYFLPHRAVINENSKSTKTRVVFDGSLKTNKKISLNNLLLNGALMQKDLFQIMLLFRLGDYTFTTDIRRMFRAIALNPIHTSLQNILWRDDPSEPIRCIRLDTVTYGLKSSTFLATRCLFELASRYEHDYPLAAFIIRNCSYVDDVLYCDSDITTVLEAKRQLRELLMLGGFNTHKWSSNHAPILSDIPPTEQHFDELDLQRDNHKLKALGLTIDNNKDCFTISCPETFNSQSVTKRDILSYISKFYDPMGFVSPIIVKAKAIMQRLWSEQIDWDATPSNALKSE; encoded by the exons ATGGAGAAAGAATTAAAGAAATTAGTCGCTAAGCGGGGCTATTTAAAGGCTAGCCTTACGAGGATTTTTAACGCAGTAGACAGGGCTGATCAAGAACCTTTATCTCCAGCGCTTGCGCAAACCAAAATAG AGAAAAGAGCACTGGCACTGGAGAGTGTTGACCAAGGTACAAGTAAGCAATGCGACAATGTAGTCGTAAACGCAGCATACCAACGGGACACGGAGCGACAGATGAGCATGCGTCAATGTATACACTGTAAGTCCAACCATAAGTTATTTACTTGtgcaaaatttaaactgttaccAGTCAATGACAGACTAGCCTTTGTAAAATCCAAAGCGCTATGTCCAGTATGTCTAAATTCTCATCCTGGGAAATGTAGGTACCACTTCAAATGCAATCACTGCAAAGACAGGAGCCATAACTCTCTGCTTCATGTCAACACGCCTGCAATAGCTTCAGGTACAGTGACTTTAGCATCAAGTATTGAAGAAAGCCAATGTTTGCTGCCTACTGCCCGAGTCTACCTTGTGGGCCAGGACGGGACaaaatataatgtaaaagtATTATTAGACAGTGGCTCACAGGTGTCATTTGTTACAACTGAGCTTGTGCAACGATTAGGTTTGACTCCTGTGCAGAAAGAAGTCACTATTGTGGGTATCACAAATGTAAACAATAAAGTCAATTACAGTATCCCACTTGAAGTATATTCACGTATCTCCCCATTCAAACTTTCTGTCAACTGTCATGTGGTTGATTCAATTACATGCAAATTGCCGCAAACAAAGTTGGACATGTCTAACATTTACATTCCTCCCGGCATACAGCTTGCAGACAATGATTATAATATACCGGGTGAGATACATATGTTGATGGGTTGTGACGCATTTTTCCAGCTGCTCCTGCCGCAACAGCCAGCTCTGGCCAGGCAGTCGTCGGCGCAACATAGTGTCCAGCCTACAATAATCAACACGCACTTCGGGCATGTCATCGGTGGCAGTCTGCCGCTGCAACAACAGGCCTGCAATAAAACAGTTAGTCTACACTGCCAGGTATGCAAGTCTGATAATGACAATATCAATGAAACCCTACAAACCTTTTGGAAAACCGAAGATGTACCTGAAATATTCAAAGAACAAGCCTCTGAGACCGATTTATGCgaggaaatatttcagaatactgtacaattaagtaataatcAGTTTCAAGTTGATTTACCATTAAAACTACCGCTTGAACATGTTAATGACACTCTGGGTAAATCTTTTGAGTTGGCATTGagtagatttttaaatttagaaaaaaaattatccaGGTTTCCAGATTTGCTTGAACAGTACAAACAATTCATTCAGGAATACATTGACCTAGGTCATGGCCACTATGTGGACATTGAAACCATGGACCTCAACAAGGATGCTGTGTATTTCTTACCACATCGCGCAGTAAtcaatgaaaatagtaaatctACTAAAACAAGGGTGGTATTTGATGGGTCATTAAagactaataaaaaaatctcactAAACAATCTCTTGCTAAATGGTGCTTTAATGCAAAAGGATCTATTTCAAATAATGCTTTTGTTTCGTTTAGGCGATTACACGTTCACGACCGATATACGTCGCATGTTTAGGGCAATTGCACTCAATCCTATTCACACTTCgctacaaaatatattatggcgTGACGATCCTAGCGAACCCATACGTTGCATTCGCTTAGATACGGTGACATACGGCTTAAAGAGTTCTACGTTCTTAGCCACACGGTGTTTGTTTGAGCTTGCATCACGTTATGAGCATGACTATCCTTTGGCAGCATTTATCATAAGAAACTGCAGTTATGTTGATGACGTTTTATATTGCGATTCGGACATAACTACAGTTCTCGAGGCAAAACGACAGTTGCGTGAACTACTAATGCTTGGGGGTTTTAACACACATAAGTGGTCTTCCAATCACGCACCGATTCTGTCAGATATTCCTCCGACTGAGCAACATTTCGATGAGCTTGATTTACAACGAGACAATCATAAATTAAAGGCATTAGGATTAACTATTGACAACAATAAAGATTGTTTTACAATCTCTTGTCCAGAGACCTTCAATAGCCAATCAGTGACAAAACGGGATATTTTAAGCTACATTTCAAAGTTTTACGACCCAATGGGATTTGTAAGCCCTATTATTGTTAAGGCTAAAGCTATTATGCAGAGGTTATGGTCAGAGCAGATTGATTGGGATGCTACGCCAAGTAATGCTTTAAAGAGTGAGTGA
- the LOC141430563 gene encoding uncharacterized protein isoform X2: MEKELKKLVAKRGYLKASLTRIFNAVDRADQEPLSPALAQTKIGRLRELFLSYQDINIEILCLNSADSENVGESEDKYAACLTKLSVISANTDASSQPVRHSQVSNIKLPSIDIDTFTGQYRDYTRFINIFTSMIHNNTTLDDVQRLYYLRNFVSGEPLDLIKNLPIFGESYTEALSILKDRYDNRNLIMSDHISQLLELAPSKPTAASLREFSAHVKQQVKALTCIHESVSHWDIILVHLLVKKLDPTTANAFQLNRDCKIEPTINEFVQFIEKRALALESVDQGTSKQCDNVVVNAAYQRDTERQMSMRQCIHSAPAATASSGQAVVGAT; the protein is encoded by the exons ATGGAGAAAGAATTAAAGAAATTAGTCGCTAAGCGGGGCTATTTAAAGGCTAGCCTTACGAGGATTTTTAACGCAGTAGACAGGGCTGATCAAGAACCTTTATCTCCAGCGCTTGCGCAAACCAAAATAGGTAGGTTAAGAGAATTATTCCTTAGCTATCAAGACATAAACATTGAAATATTGTGTCTCAATTCCGCGGACTCTGAAAATGTAGGCGAATCTGAGGACAAGTACGCGGCATGTTTAACCAAGCTAAGTGTAATCTCAGCGAACACAGACGCTAGTTCACAACCAGTGCGTCATAGCCAAGTGTCCAATATAAAATTGCCATCAATTGATATAGATACTTTCACAGGCCAATACCGCGATTACACTCGGTTTATAAATATCTTCACGTCAATGATACACAATAATACCACGCTCGATGATGTGCAACGACTGTATTATTTACGTAATTTTGTCAGCGGCGAACCTCTTGATCTTATAAAGAACCTACCAATTTTCGGCGAAAGTTATACTGAAGCACTATCGATTTTGAAGGACAGGTATGACAATAGAAACCTCATAATGAGTGACCACATTTCACAGTTATTGGAATTGGCACCTTCAAAACCGACAGCTGCTAGTCTGAGGGAATTTTCAGCACATGTTAAACAACAAGTAAAGGCATTAACATGCATACACGAGTCTGTCTCACATTGGGACATCATATTGGTGCATTTACTTGTGAAAAAACTTGATCCTACCACCGCTAATGCCTTTCAACTAAATAGAGACTGCAAAATAGAGCCGACTATTAATGAGTTTGTACAATTTATAGAGAAAAGAGCACTGGCACTGGAGAGTGTTGACCAAGGTACAAGTAAGCAATGCGACAATGTAGTCGTAAACGCAGCATACCAACGGGACACGGAGCGACAGATGAGCATGCGTCAATGTATACACT CTGCTCCTGCCGCAACAGCCAGCTCTGGCCAGGCAGTCGTCGGCGCAACATAG
- the LOC141430573 gene encoding cytochrome P450 6B7-like codes for MWLIIVAVVLIVLYFYSTRTFNYWVERGVKHDKPIPFFGTNYRQFVQKASMAMLATEMYRKYPNEKVVGFFRGSTPELVIRDIDIIKRIVTTDFEHFYARGLNPHRTVIEPLLKNLFFADGDLWRLVRQRFTPVFSTAKLKAMFPLITERAEKLQVLAESVALKDSYDIRELIARYTTDFVGACGFGIDMNSLSVENSQFRKLGKRIFQRTARDALAGALKFMFPDLCKNMHFLAPEIETSIRHLVQTILKDRDHKPSGRNDFIDLLLELQSQGEMVGESIERKNPDGTPVVIKMELDDVIVMAQVFVFFGAGYETSSSASSYLLHQLAFNPDCQEKVQAEIDRVLKKYDNKLTYDAVKEMTYLEMAFNEGMRMYPSVAYIVRECRSPSYTIPEINLTINDGVKIMIPIQAIHMDEQYFENPDKFDPERFNPEYKLDRRFVYMPFGEGPRSCVGARLGLMQSMAGIAALLQKFTVEPAACSVRNPTPEPSAIVAESFVGGLPLKLRKRVK; via the exons ATGTGGCTGATAATTGTAGCAGTGGTATTAATAGTGTTATATTTCTATAGTACTCGGACATTCAATTATTGGGTGGAGAGAGGCGTTAAACATGACAAGCCGATACCATTTTTCGGAACTAATTACCGACAATTTGTACAAAAGGCCAGTATGGCAATGCTCGCTACAGAAATGTACAGAAAGTACCCAAATGAGAAAGTTGTTGGCTTCTTCAGAGGCTCTACGCCAGAACTCGTCATAAGGGATATCGACATTATAAAAAGGATAGTGACCACAGACTTCGAACATTTTTACGCCAGAGGCTTAAATCCGCACAGAACAGTTATAGAACCACTactaaaaaacttatttttcgcCGATGGAGACTTATGGCGATTAGTCAGACAAAGGTTTACACCTGTATTTAGTACTGCCAAACTTAAAGCAATGTTTCCTTTGATCACTGAAAGAGCAGAAAAACTACAAGTGTTAGCTGAAAGTGTGGCTTTGAAAGATTCATATGACATACGAGAGCTCATAGCAAGGTACACTACTGATTTTGTAGGAGCCTGTGGTTTTGGTATTGATATGAATAGTTTAAGTGTTGAAAATTCACAGTTCCGAAAACTTGGTAAAAGAATATTTCAAAGAACAGCAAGAGACGCATTAGCTGGTGCGCTCAAATTTATGTTCCCTGATTTATGTAAGAATATGCACTTTTTAGCACCAGAAATAGAAACTTCTATTCGACATTTAGTGCAAACTATATTAAAAGATAGAGATCACAAGCCATCTGGTAGAAACGATTTCATAGACTTGTTACTGGAGCTGCAATCCCAAGGTGAAATGGTTGGTGAATCAATTGAGAGAAAAAATCCCGATGGAACACCAGTAGTGATTAAAATGGAGTTAGACGATGTTATAGTGATGGCACAAGTTTTCGTATTCTTTGGTGCGGGATATGAAACATCATCGAGCGCATCCAGTTATCTCCTTCATCAATTGGCCTTCAATCCAGACTGTCAAGAAAAAGTACAGGCAGAGATCGACAGAGTATTAAAGAAATACGATAATAAGCTTACTTACGACGCAGTGAAAGAAATGACTTATCTAGAAATGGCGTTCAATGAGGGCATGCGAATGTATCCTTCAGTAGCATACATAGTAAGAGAATGTAGATCTCCTTCATACACGATACCCGAAATTAACCTTACAATTAACGATGGCGTAAAAATAATGATCCCAATTCAAGCAATACATATGGATGAACAGTATTTTGAAAATCCTGATAAGTTTGATCCTGAACGATTTAATCCAGAGTATAAACTAGACAGAAGATTCGTGTACATGCCTTTTGGAGAAGGGCCGAGGTCTTGTGTTG GAGCTCGTCTGGGTCTGATGCAATCCATGGCTGGAATAGCTGCTCTACTGCAGAAGTTTACAGTTGAACCAGCAGCATGCAGCGTCAGGAACCCTACTCCTGAACCTAGTGCTATTGTGGCCGAGAGCTTCGTAGGGGGCTTGCCACTAAAATTGAGAAAAAGGGTTAAATAA